The region TTCTCTGTCATCGCGCAAGCCGCTCCCATGATGGGTCTTCTCGGGACCGTTTCCGGGATGATCAAGGCATTCTCTACCTTGGAACAAACGGGCGGTGCGGATCCTTCGGCCCTTTCCGGGAATATCTCCGAAGCGCTGGTGACCACAGCTTCAGGCCTCATCATCGCCATCCCGGCTTTGCTCGCTTTTTTCTTCTTCCGCAACTTGCTCACCAAATTCATGACCGATAGTCACATCGCGGCTGGCGAAATGCTGGACGCCAGTGTGGTGGCGGTCAATGGAGAGCAGGTCTTCGCCAAGATCCCGGAGGGCCTGGCCGAAGAGGAAGGGGAGGTCTGACCTCCCGGGCACCCTCGGCTGGACTGGAGCCGCTCCTCTATTTGCTACCACCCCATGGCAAGAAAAACGCGCACGACAGAGATCGAGTTGGATCACAAGTCGGACATGTCGTCCATGATTGACTTGGTCTTCCTACTGCTGATTTTCTTCATGGTGACGGCCACTTTGATCGACTACAAAAAAGACGATCGGGTCGATATTCCGATCGCCGACAATGCGGAAAAGCCGGAAGGCGGGATTTCCAACCGGGTCGTCATCAATATTTTGCCCGATGAGGAAGCGGACGATGGTCGCTATGCCAAAGAAGGGGGCGATTCGATCACCTTGGATGAAATCAAAGTGCTCCTGATGGATCGCGATGAGGCGAACGGGGAAGAGCCCATCAAACTGCATGTCCGAGGAGACAGCACGGCAGGGGTCCGCCATTACAAGCGACTCCTCAAAACCGCCTCGGAGGCGGGTATCTCCCAGTCCATTTTCTCCACTTACCAAACCGCCAAAGGGGGCTAGGCCCCAGCTTGACGATGGCTCGAAGATTCAAAGCGCAAGACGACGACGAGGTCCAGCCTGAGCTGGACATCGCCCCTTTGATCGATGTGGCCTTCCTGCTGCTCATTTACTTCCTGGTGACCTCCCAACTGAAGCGTCAAGAAATCGATCTCAATCTCGGGATTCCCTCCAACCAGACTTCGGATGCCCCGACTCCCCCGCTTCCTCCGCTCGTTTTGGAAATCCAAGAAGACGGAACCATCGTGGCCAATCCCGGGAAGAATCCCGAGATTCTCGACAAGATTGAGAGCGGTCGCGAAGTGCCGCTTTTAGAAGAGCGTTTGGCCTTCTTCAAAGCAGGGGCGGAAGCCTCGAACGACAAACCTACCATTATTTTGAACCCCAAGGATGAAGCCAGCGGGCAGCGTTTCGTGGATGTGCTCAACGCAATCGCTGGCTTTGAAATCGATCAGATCGCCCTCGCTGGTTTTGCGGAGGGCGACTGAGCGCCGTCCTTCCACTCCCGAGACGAAACGGCCCTTGGCGGGCGCTCCTTGAATTAGCTCTTTGCCCCTTATGAATCGATCCGCTTTCGTCCTTCGGCCCCTTTTGATGGCCTCGTGTTGGCTGGCTTTTTTGGGAGCCACCGAGTTGACCCAAGCGCAGGCATTGGTCGATCAGTTCAACAAAAGTGGGGAGTTGCTCGGGGCCAGCAAGTGGGCGGAAGCCGAGAACATCCTCCAAAAGATCATCCGGGAATTTGGGAAGGAGTTCGACGAACCGGAAAATCCCGACCGAGCCAAGTTTGGCGTGGTGTTTTTCCGCTTGGGCTTCGCTCAATTCAATCTCGGAAAGTTTGAAGAAGCCGC is a window of Verrucomicrobiota bacterium DNA encoding:
- a CDS encoding biopolymer transporter ExbD, giving the protein MARKTRTTEIELDHKSDMSSMIDLVFLLLIFFMVTATLIDYKKDDRVDIPIADNAEKPEGGISNRVVINILPDEEADDGRYAKEGGDSITLDEIKVLLMDRDEANGEEPIKLHVRGDSTAGVRHYKRLLKTASEAGISQSIFSTYQTAKGG
- a CDS encoding biopolymer transporter ExbD codes for the protein MARRFKAQDDDEVQPELDIAPLIDVAFLLLIYFLVTSQLKRQEIDLNLGIPSNQTSDAPTPPLPPLVLEIQEDGTIVANPGKNPEILDKIESGREVPLLEERLAFFKAGAEASNDKPTIILNPKDEASGQRFVDVLNAIAGFEIDQIALAGFAEGD